The segment TATCGGAAATGAATATACAATGGAAATTTTACAATATCATTCATTGCTAAAAATATCATGGCATATTAAGGTTAATTCCCGGGCAGCCTGTTTGTTTTTGACATTGGTTTGTGTAAATGATATTATATTTTCAATCTTTTGCAATTTTCTGTGATTAAGGATATTTTAAGGATATTTATCGAAAGGTGCAGCGGCGAAACATTTGTTATAACTGACATAAATGCACTCAACCCAACCAGGCAAATACTTCACCCCTGCTTTTTCAAAAACAAAAGTGTTACTATTATTCGGCAATAGAATCAGTGGCGATATGTTTCCTGAATATCATGGAACTTCCGCATCCATGTAAAATACAACCTCATTAAATATTTAATATTCGGAAAATAATGCATTATCTTGAACTCCGCCAGCAGAACACAAAGAGCAAGAGTGTTAACCTGCTAAGGTTCTAACCAAACACTGAAAGGAGAAAGGAAAAAAAGATGATGAATCCGGAGAAAATAATTGAAGGCTTATCAAACGAATTAAGTTCAGCGATGAAAGCAATATCCAAAGCCAAAACTGTGGAAGAAAAGGTCGCATACAGTCAAATTGTAAAAAACATCAGTGAATCATTGGGCGTTTTCTTCAACTTAGCAACCGACATGATAGCTCAAGGTTTTGATGACGAACCTTAAGAAATGAATTTCTAACGCTGTATAAAATTGTGTTGCTGGTCAGAACCTTTGGAAAGGAGTGGTATGTCAATATCTAACAAAGGAAAGGAAGGAATAGCATGAAAATCAAAAACATCACGGCAATTCTGTTAACGTTCAGCCTGTTACTTGCTCCAATCTCTGTAGCAAAAGCAGGTGAGGTTCCAACACCAGGCAGTAAACCACTCTCTGAAATCCTTAAAACGGTTGAAGAGATGAACATTGGGGTCATTACGGAGGCAGAGTTCGACGACGGCATATGGGAGATGAAGGTCTGCGATGCCGGTACCTGCCAGAAACTTTACATTGCTCCGGAATCCGGTAAGGAAACTCGCCGGAGGAAGACGGAAGCCGGTGAAATACCGCCACCAAGCGCCCTGCCGCTCTCAACGGTCATACGGTCTGTTGAAGCCAGTGTACCGGGAATCATAAAGGAAGTTGAGTTCGAGGATGGATTTTGGGAAGTCGAGCTTCGCAAGGACGGTCAAAAGATCAAGCTGACTATCGATCCCGGGACCGGAGAGGCGAGGCGTTGAATACGAAGAGATGAGCAACTAAACCTGACAACCGGTTGCAATGGCAAAAAGCAGGGTGTGCTGCGGAAGCGCAACTCATCCTTTCTTACTGTTTTACTGTTTCTCTGGCGATGTATTTTTGATACAAGTTGGCACCGCTTTGTAAAGAAGCCTTGTATTATGGTTATAACACCTTGTTTCGTGTTTATTTATTGACAATAAAAGGCCCCTTGATATTTACCTGCCATTGCAAGATGCGGCTTACCACCGTTTCCTATCACCTAGTAAAAAATGGTTTTGACAAAAATGTATTCTGGCAGACAATTCCCCTCCCTGTCTGCCTTTTTACCAGAAGTACCTCGCCGGAATAAATCCTCGTCAGCGATCTTCTTCGGGCATAAAGAACGTGATCATGAGCATTTTTGACAACCTGAGGTTGCGTACTGTGCATCATTCTTACTATGGGCAAATGCGAGGCACATTCCACCACAGCCAAATCCTTTATATCCGGTTGGCTGCCGTGGCTTTTGTATAGTGTATGGTTGAGGACAATGAGTTGATCATCCCGACATAAAACAACTTAATTTATTTGTGCCACCAACATTCCAAGAGGAAGCTCACTTTCATTGTTGTTGCTAAGGCATCATTAGAAGTTATGAAACTCTCTGAAAAAGGAGAATCAGGATGAAAAGAAAAAAACAAAGATCAGCGGTTTTGCTGGAAAAGATGCTAATCCGGTTTTTTTGTGCTTGCCTTACATTATTTCTTTTTCTGTGGTTCTTCTTTTGTTGCCACGCACCATTGGTGGCCGAGGCGAACAAAGCGGCCTTGAGCGATCCCTTTTCCGTTGATGGGCTGTATCTTACACGGGACCGCTTGCAGGCAGTATACAATAATGTGCAAGAGCGCCTGGCTGAAGTGTCACAGGAAAAGGATCGGCTCGTCGCTTTGTATGAACGGCTTCGGATCGATGCGGAAGAACTCGAAGCCGAGTTGGATATCCGCCCCGACACCACAAGTCCTACCCGTTTCCTGCCGCTCGAGCCTCCATCCAAGCTTGAGCCGGCCGTGGCCATCCCACCCAATATCATCCACACCACCGAATTTTGGAGTCTGGAACAATCCTATCAAAATGCAAAGGATGAATCGAAAAGCGCCCGGTCACGTTCGTTTTTCACCCAAACCACTGGACTTCAGGCATGGGGAATGCTTCTTCGGGCCCCGGAGGCAAGCTATCGCTATGAAATCGCTCTGGCAAAAGCCCGCGCTACGATCATCGCCTACCGGAATTATTTGGAAAAATGGGAATTAGCCAAAACATACCTGTTCGATGCCATGGAAATCGTACGAAGTTTTCCGGACGATGAAAATAAGGAGATGGCAAGGGAGCGACGGATCCGAATTGAGGACCTTCGGGGAAGATATGCCACAAAGGAACGCCAAATTGATCTTCGCGATTATGCTGAATGGCAGGATACGGTGCTGACCCTCGAGAGTAAAAGAAACCCGGTAATCGATGAACTGGAAACAGTGTTCGAAACACTTGCAAAGCATTATCCATGGACATCAACTCAATGGAAGCTGGACGACACGGAAACGCCGTCCGCACCCATCACGCCTGAACGTCCCCGCCTGATGCTGCCTCGTTTACCATCATCTCCGCCATGGGTTGACCTGGCTCCTCTTGGTCTCCGGCAGATCAACGATACTCTCTACGCTGCCAGGAAGTTTCGTGCTTTTTTACAAGAGCCTGCCTGGGAGACCTTTGCATCAGAGAGTGTTGACACCAGGCTTTCAGAACTGAATTTCTGGGACGGAGAAATCCCCCCGGTAACCTTCCGATCCGGATGGTCTGGACCCGAAGGTCTTGTTCCCCGTTTTCGCGGCGAACCGGTAAGGTATCATGCAGCCGTCAGCACACTGCTTCAGCTGGAAGATTTTAAAGATGTGAGAATATCCATCCTTCATCCCCCCTACGTGGTGTGCGGCGTTGCCTACTATCTGCCTGAACCGGAGGCCGATGAAAAGATCGAAACAGACACGAGGCGCGCCGAAGGTACACCGGATCTCGCGCAACTTCGGGACCGATCCGAATCTGCGTTTCGCCTGGTGACCGATCGCATCGAAACACACCAAAGAGAACTCGAAACTTCGTTACAATTGGAACAGCGGCTTCGTGAAACCTATAAAAAATACGGGGAACAAGCCCGGCTTATGCAAAATGAGCTGCAACAAATACCTGATCTGGCAATTCTCGAGCCATATCCCCCGACCTTCGATCGCAGCCCTTTTGACCTGCATAACATGTCGATGCTCGAACAGCAGCGTCAGTTGGCTACCGACATGTTTCAAGCGTTAGCCTCTACATTTGATCATTTGCTGAATCCCGGGTTTTCTTCCGATGCTCTCAAACGGGCAGGACGATGGGCTGAGCGGCACGCTCTCGATTTTCTTTATGCCGCTCCTGTTCTTTTGATCGATGGTCATCTCCTGATGACCCAAAGGCTGCTCGATGTGTTGGATTACCGGGATTACCTGGAAAAGTGGAATCTTCACCGCGAGTTTATCGAAAGAGCCCGCGCCCTGCATCTACAACGAGCTTCACGAAACGGAAGATCCGGTCTGAATGAACGTGAGCAGCTCCACAATGAGTACGGGGAAAAGGAAAAGCTGCTGCATGCCGCAAGTCGCGATGCCTGGGAAGAGATTGTCACCGCACGCACTGCGAGCTTGAATGAGTTGTTCAGGCAAGTGGAGCAATTGTTGCAAGGCATACCGCCTAAATCCTGGGATGACCGTCCATGGCTCTACAAACTACCTGTGTCGAACCTGAACTGGCCGCAAGGCCTGGACTTCAAACGTATAAATGACCGGTTCGATGAGACCCGATCAGACTGGGTCAATCTCACGTCACTTCATTTGTACCTGTTTTTCAGACATCCTCTGGACTTTGGAGTGTTGAGATCAGAAGCCGAAATTTCGGCACCCGCTCTTCCGACCTTCGAGGAGAGTGAACCCGATCCCGGTAAAAGCGAGCCTTCCCTTATTCCACCGCCCGCACCACATGAAGTGCCCGGCCACCCGTTTGTCATCATATCTCGTGATACACCCAGGCCGGAGAATCCGAGGATGGTCGTTCTTCCTAGAACCAGGGATCCTTTCGGGAAATTCTCCGAACATCAGGAGGCCCCGGAAAATGCGCCCTTTGCCGGCATTGGCGTGCATCTGGCGGATGGTTCCTTTGTACACCGAACCTCAGATCTGACACTTCATTCCCGGGATGATGAGGATTTCGATTTCGAGCGAACCTACCGGAGCAATATCAAGTACCAAGGAACATTGGGGCCTAATTGGGACTTCAAGTACAATCAGCGCATCGTTGAGGTGGAAGACATTCTCATCCCCATCAAAGACGCGCCATTGACCTGCGGCCAAGAGTTTCCCCGTGATGACGGAACAGGTCAAGGAAATGATCTCCGGTTCTTTGACGGTAACGGCCGTCTCTTTCTTTATACTTTCAAAAAAGCCGAGCAGAAAAATATAGTCCTCTGGGGCGTATGGAAAGGAGACGCTCTGGTTTCGACCTATAATTCTCCTGCAGGTCGCTTTGATGAATTGCTCCGAATCGTTATCATGCCCGAAGGAAACCGTGAGTTCTCTACCGACCTCGATAGTTCAATCGTTCCGTCTTGGATCTTCTATGTGCGTCGGGAAAAAGACGGAACCCGTTATTTTTATAATTGCCATGGCCTTCTCACCCGCATTTTGGATCGGAATATGTTTCGTGAGCTTCAATTCGGATATGACGGACCATACAATCCCCTTACACTCACGCAGACCTTGAGTGCCATAAAAATTGTTCATACCGGTATGCTCATCAAATTGGAATATGAGCTGCTTTCTGAAAAAGAACCTCCGCGGCTGAAAGGGCTGGTCGTCCGAAGCTATCGCGGATTGAAAAAATTCATCGGGTACGCATACGACGAACAGGGGAGATTGCACGAAGTGACGCTTCCGGGAAGTACGGAACAGAATCCGGTCATGCTCAGGTACCATTACCGTGACGAAAACCTGCTCACCGAAATCACCGCACCACGGGAAGTTGCCCGCAATGGGGTACCCTTCCTGAAAAATGATTACTCCAGTGGTCGTGTCGTTCTGCAAACGTGGGGAGTGCCTCCTGAAGATGGCGGGACGTATACATTCAAATATGAGGGTCTATCCGTTGAAGTTAAGGATCCGAGGAAAAACACGACGGTCTATACATTAAAATCGGTAAATGAAAATATCGTTACGGAACGAATCACTGAAATAGGAACTGAGGAAGGTAAATCATGGACGACGTCATTCGATTACTACCCTTTCCTTCTCTGGCGCCGCATCGAATTCCCAAAGGGTAATGTTTTGGAATATGAAAGGGATAAAGAGAATGATTTCATTACACTCGATGGTGAACCTTACAACAGATTAAATCAGGGTAATATCCGTTCCATTGCGCGAATCGGTAAAAACGGGAACAAACTCGAACAGTTAACTTACACTTATGAGTCATATTTCAATGAAGTGGAAACGGTCACTGACGGACGCCGGTATACGACGACCTACAAATATGAACCAGGCTTCAAACGCCCAGAAGCTTACCGGAACGGCCGGGCCGTCAGGGTCATCTATCCAGATTTGACTACCGCCGGGGGCACGGTTCACAAAGATATCCACGAGATCATTGAATGGACTCCCTTCGGACCTCTCAGGATCACCGATGTTGGAAAACATGAAACCAATTTCATTTACGCAAGCACACCGGAAGGTCTCTTTTCCATCACCCGGCAGCATCCCGATTTGACAACCCGGACCACAACCTTTGACGAATGGTGGAACGTGCGAACTATCAAAGACGAGCGTAATATTGTGACAAAATTTGAATATGACGGACGCGACCGCCCCACCGATCATTATGATGATACTGATGGTTTCAATATCCACACTTCCTATAAATATGACGAAAACGACAATGTTATACGGGTGGAGCGTGAATGGAAAGATATGTTCGACAGCAGCGCCCATCCCGCGCTTTCACGGCTTCCCCAGCAACCAAAAAAACATATTCGCACTTACGACTATTATGTCCGGGGTATGCTGAAGTCAGAGACCGTAGAGTTGGATGACACTACGACTCTTACAACCTCCTTTTACTATGACGGCTACGGCAATCTGCGAAGAATCGAATCCCCTTTGACCGGCGTCACCCAACGGTTTTTCAACGAGCGCAATCAACTCTCGCGGATCAGCAGTGGCTCCCAATCAGATGTGCTGGTCAGTGAAAAATTGGACTATGATGACAACGGTAATTTGGAAAAGCACATCGATGGAAGAAATAGCATCACCACCTACCTTTATGATGAATTTGACCGATTTGAAGGGTTTATCGATGCCGCAGGCAATAAAGTCGAACATATATTGGATGATGCCGATAACATCAAGAGGGCAAGAGTCTTGGGCCACCCCGGAGGGCCGACACCTTCTGCGGACAATAACCCGAAGATCCTCTTAAGCGATGTCGAATTCGAGATTGACGAGCATAATCAGGTGCATACCCGGCATGAACACGTTTTGGAAATCAAAAACGGAGAGAGCGTCAAGACCGGCACACTGTCTACCCGTTATATATACGACAGGGAGGGGCTACTCGACATCATTGTCGATCCTTACGGTCACAAGACAGATCATGATTATGACAAGCGGCGCCGGTTGACGAAGGTCACTGATGCAACCGGAAATTACACCAGGTGGGTTCTCGATAGAAACGGAAATATCGAGGAACTTCATGAGCATGAGGCAGCTCAGGAAGGCGCGTCGGAACCCTCCCGGACCTATGTTACCAAGTGGGCATACAACAGCCTGAACGATCAAATCGCCGAAACAGACCCGCTGAATCGGGCTACCCGCTTCTTCAGGGACAGTCTCGGCAATCTCAGGGCTCAGATCAGAAAGCGTGGAACTGCCAACGGCTTCCCCGCCCTCTATGGCTGGGATGCATTACACCGGAAAAAAGAGGTGCGGGTCGAATGGGTACGCGATGAAAAAGAGGGCGAGGGACGGAGACCACGGTGGAACGATCTGGTAACCATATATAATTATGATTTGACAAACGGCACCCTTTTACTCACCGTCGCGGAAAAACTGGAGGATTGGCAAAACGGCGGTAATGATGACGATTTTTTCCGCACAACCGAGCTTCATCACGATGCATTGGGACGGCTCATCAAGACTGTTCGCCCTGACGGAACGATCTTTGAAGTCATGGAGTACTACCCCGACGGTCATCCTTTGCGCACAAAAGACGCCAATGAGACAAAAGTCACCAACACATACGATGTCCTCAACCGCCTGGTCAAGCGCACGATCGAACCGGGTGAGGGCATCGAAGGCGTTACGGTGGAACACTATGAATATGACGGGCTGGGACGAATAACCGCGGCCGGCGGTGACGGGTACGCGGATTTCAGCTACGACTCCCTTGGGCGCGTATTGAGCGAACAGCAGGCATTGCGGGCCAGAGTTGACGAGGAAGATGATGGACGGCTCAAACCAACGGTTGTCCTCCATGCCGGAAGGACGATCACACCCCGGGA is part of the Candidatus Jettenia sp. AMX2 genome and harbors:
- a CDS encoding PepSY domain-containing protein yields the protein MKIKNITAILLTFSLLLAPISVAKAGEVPTPGSKPLSEILKTVEEMNIGVITEAEFDDGIWEMKVCDAGTCQKLYIAPESGKETRRRKTEAGEIPPPSALPLSTVIRSVEASVPGIIKEVEFEDGFWEVELRKDGQKIKLTIDPGTGEARR
- a CDS encoding DUF6531 domain-containing protein gives rise to the protein MKRKKQRSAVLLEKMLIRFFCACLTLFLFLWFFFCCHAPLVAEANKAALSDPFSVDGLYLTRDRLQAVYNNVQERLAEVSQEKDRLVALYERLRIDAEELEAELDIRPDTTSPTRFLPLEPPSKLEPAVAIPPNIIHTTEFWSLEQSYQNAKDESKSARSRSFFTQTTGLQAWGMLLRAPEASYRYEIALAKARATIIAYRNYLEKWELAKTYLFDAMEIVRSFPDDENKEMARERRIRIEDLRGRYATKERQIDLRDYAEWQDTVLTLESKRNPVIDELETVFETLAKHYPWTSTQWKLDDTETPSAPITPERPRLMLPRLPSSPPWVDLAPLGLRQINDTLYAARKFRAFLQEPAWETFASESVDTRLSELNFWDGEIPPVTFRSGWSGPEGLVPRFRGEPVRYHAAVSTLLQLEDFKDVRISILHPPYVVCGVAYYLPEPEADEKIETDTRRAEGTPDLAQLRDRSESAFRLVTDRIETHQRELETSLQLEQRLRETYKKYGEQARLMQNELQQIPDLAILEPYPPTFDRSPFDLHNMSMLEQQRQLATDMFQALASTFDHLLNPGFSSDALKRAGRWAERHALDFLYAAPVLLIDGHLLMTQRLLDVLDYRDYLEKWNLHREFIERARALHLQRASRNGRSGLNEREQLHNEYGEKEKLLHAASRDAWEEIVTARTASLNELFRQVEQLLQGIPPKSWDDRPWLYKLPVSNLNWPQGLDFKRINDRFDETRSDWVNLTSLHLYLFFRHPLDFGVLRSEAEISAPALPTFEESEPDPGKSEPSLIPPPAPHEVPGHPFVIISRDTPRPENPRMVVLPRTRDPFGKFSEHQEAPENAPFAGIGVHLADGSFVHRTSDLTLHSRDDEDFDFERTYRSNIKYQGTLGPNWDFKYNQRIVEVEDILIPIKDAPLTCGQEFPRDDGTGQGNDLRFFDGNGRLFLYTFKKAEQKNIVLWGVWKGDALVSTYNSPAGRFDELLRIVIMPEGNREFSTDLDSSIVPSWIFYVRREKDGTRYFYNCHGLLTRILDRNMFRELQFGYDGPYNPLTLTQTLSAIKIVHTGMLIKLEYELLSEKEPPRLKGLVVRSYRGLKKFIGYAYDEQGRLHEVTLPGSTEQNPVMLRYHYRDENLLTEITAPREVARNGVPFLKNDYSSGRVVLQTWGVPPEDGGTYTFKYEGLSVEVKDPRKNTTVYTLKSVNENIVTERITEIGTEEGKSWTTSFDYYPFLLWRRIEFPKGNVLEYERDKENDFITLDGEPYNRLNQGNIRSIARIGKNGNKLEQLTYTYESYFNEVETVTDGRRYTTTYKYEPGFKRPEAYRNGRAVRVIYPDLTTAGGTVHKDIHEIIEWTPFGPLRITDVGKHETNFIYASTPEGLFSITRQHPDLTTRTTTFDEWWNVRTIKDERNIVTKFEYDGRDRPTDHYDDTDGFNIHTSYKYDENDNVIRVEREWKDMFDSSAHPALSRLPQQPKKHIRTYDYYVRGMLKSETVELDDTTTLTTSFYYDGYGNLRRIESPLTGVTQRFFNERNQLSRISSGSQSDVLVSEKLDYDDNGNLEKHIDGRNSITTYLYDEFDRFEGFIDAAGNKVEHILDDADNIKRARVLGHPGGPTPSADNNPKILLSDVEFEIDEHNQVHTRHEHVLEIKNGESVKTGTLSTRYIYDREGLLDIIVDPYGHKTDHDYDKRRRLTKVTDATGNYTRWVLDRNGNIEELHEHEAAQEGASEPSRTYVTKWAYNSLNDQIAETDPLNRATRFFRDSLGNLRAQIRKRGTANGFPALYGWDALHRKKEVRVEWVRDEKEGEGRRPRWNDLVTIYNYDLTNGTLLLTVAEKLEDWQNGGNDDDFFRTTELHHDALGRLIKTVRPDGTIFEVMEYYPDGHPLRTKDANETKVTNTYDVLNRLVKRTIEPGEGIEGVTVEHYEYDGLGRITAAGGDGYADFSYDSLGRVLSEQQALRARVDEEDDGRLKPTVVLHAGRTITPREPKVVTTTYKDTAPMTVTHTYPADRFQVEKEYDPLERVRSIVLRSNGEERDRIDYRYIGKTRVSTRAYNNNTKTRYFYSDDRLLKSVAHFSPQGRKLPRGLEPPLSPEEMKVVWDAVRDLPRGEDPIFSTSEPLLAAYFALRDEEGNVFLQDHIHPLPQTRPGTDHWHGERRIFGYDSLNQLQIQKHFISLYRREMAGGSPLSETSAQYHQYLPTGARMITESVEHYDPPAGLGGNVKRRELTIARTPVGKDVRYDPIRVDRIDSLTDMIPPTEERFSESFGYKFDKAGNLTSDTLNNIEYRYDYRGRLVSVNYTDDGTSVHYRYDPFDRLILRDIELRPGSKPRTIRTWLIYSGETCIEEFPFDGDAAPLGKGRTRYVWGGDPDELVWISRVRDVSADTEPIEGNYFVHEDLNGSWQFFTTPRSIEKAGMIEIRDWRWKRQAPSIGSHTILPLPVVGTRYEAYFEGNLLGGRPLFDFEKPVNFSSRHMEQFRAELTRRRWEMDSWVLTRILAPFGGPLSAGIEGLGWAARLGLIATGNISPEWDDRLEKALFIADVSAGIGSLAFAIARPDKWTRMAASVGGSPEKWLRTRWMRSLVYQRVLDRSIELRRFVATGFPGRAGGHITFGTAGRIGKEGVQRYVSVNVGIRGIPWWEYAERGIVRKNEILVLTLGRAAGGGSVHAEASLLRHLVHEGGYLVVGASRHICPECAARLFQHNIQSAVPFRLLGTDPNPRMLKSGKIRYSGMVRFLHVLTGADEAAISGLGRAGLEDLRNYFFPKYPRRAGPGFGKPFPGR